In Bacillota bacterium, a single genomic region encodes these proteins:
- a CDS encoding HD domain-containing protein has product MVTLGDVKNNPVLSSFITKGNEYLGVMGFTDHSYRHINLVSDLAKKVLLKLDHSERDAELAAIAGYLHDIGNVVSRNDHGISGATLCAPILLQMGMEPDELSTVISAIANHEEQYGQPVSNVSAALILADKSDVHRSRVRNQDFATFDIHDRVNYAAEQAFLSVDSDTRFITMDLTIDIEISTVMEYFEIFLSRMVLCRRAANFLDCNFELVINEAKLL; this is encoded by the coding sequence TTGGTCACACTAGGAGATGTTAAAAATAATCCCGTCTTATCCAGTTTTATTACCAAGGGTAATGAATATTTGGGCGTTATGGGCTTTACTGATCATAGCTATCGGCATATCAACCTTGTTTCTGACTTGGCCAAAAAGGTCTTACTTAAACTGGATCACTCCGAGCGGGATGCCGAATTAGCTGCCATAGCCGGTTATTTACACGACATTGGTAATGTAGTCAGTAGAAATGATCACGGTATATCGGGAGCTACGTTATGTGCACCGATACTTTTGCAAATGGGAATGGAGCCGGATGAGCTCTCTACCGTTATTTCCGCCATCGCCAACCACGAAGAGCAATACGGCCAGCCGGTGAGTAATGTATCGGCTGCCTTGATATTGGCGGATAAATCTGATGTCCACAGGTCCAGGGTTCGAAATCAAGATTTTGCCACTTTTGATATTCATGACCGGGTGAATTACGCGGCAGAGCAGGCTTTCCTCTCTGTGGACAGTGACACCAGGTTTATTACCATGGACCTGACCATTGATATTGAAATTTCCACGGTAATGGAATACTTTGAAATTTTTTTGAGCCGCATGGTTCTGTGCCGCAGGGCTGCAAATTTTTTAGATTGTAATTTCGAACTCGTCATTAATGAAGCCAAGTTACTGTAA
- the yajC gene encoding preprotein translocase subunit YajC, which produces MDSNIIGILYIVGLFALLWFLLIRPQQKKQKQHQEMVGNLKVNDAVVTIGGIYATVVKVKEDSLIVRLADNVRVEILKNAISQVRSSSEKEEDKE; this is translated from the coding sequence ATGGACAGTAATATTATTGGCATTCTTTATATTGTAGGCTTGTTCGCACTGCTTTGGTTCTTACTGATCAGGCCACAGCAGAAAAAGCAAAAACAGCACCAGGAAATGGTGGGGAATCTCAAAGTAAATGATGCTGTCGTGACCATTGGTGGAATTTATGCCACAGTGGTAAAAGTTAAAGAAGATTCCTTAATTGTTCGCCTGGCTGATAATGTAAGAGTTGAAATATTAAAAAATGCCATATCGCAGGTTCGGTCCAGCAGTGAAAAAGAGGAAGACAAGGAGTAG